DNA from Macadamia integrifolia cultivar HAES 741 chromosome 12, SCU_Mint_v3, whole genome shotgun sequence:
TTCTGCTGCAAATGTTCTTCTTTCTCAGGTATCTCACTGAGGGCACAACTCAATACTAGATGTGCCACAGGTAGACCTTTGTGCTGACTTAGTTGTGGATGGAACTTGCTCTGTTACCCTTGAAtcattctctgaggaagatttGTCTGCTTCCTTTATGttataaaatgaaaatgcaGGTGGTGATGGTATTGAGAGAGTGATGGATGAGCTATTGAACATGAGATCAACTGACGCCATGGTGGGTCTTTCAGTAGCATTTTCTTGAACACATAGCAATCCAATATGTATGCATCGCATCACTTCACTTTTCGAACAATTCCCTCTCAAAGTTGTATCCACCAACTCCAAGGTTGTTTCTTCCCTCCAATTTCTCCATGCCTGCAAGCATTCATCAACACTTGCATTTGAAATCACAGATAGGTCTTTCATTTTGTATATTAGAGTCAAGAAAGGTTATGATTGGCTAGCACTAATAGTAATTACAAAAAATTGCGCGATACCGCAAAGGGTTGGATCAAATAATGTTCTTTAGGTTAGTTTCATATCCTTCTAGCTAATGCAACAGGTGCTTCTTTTTCCAGACTTCACCTACTGATCATTGACTAGAGAAGTTGTGACTTAGAAaggtctttatttatttatattgggttttttttctttcaaagttTTATTAGTTGAGTTGTTTGAGAtgtgttaccaaaaaaatagagTGGTTTGAGATTTAATACCTGAAGAAAGATGAAGTggaagtggtttattttaggtaGCCCAAACTGTCGGGATAATGCAGCTAGGCAGGTTATCACAAGATTTCAAATGTAATAACAGTGGCAGTGGTTGTTGTTATGATATGTGTCATAATAAGGGGCTTGCCCCTGTGATTagtttttatctttgatttatTGTTTCTTAGTTAGGCTGGACTTAGGCTAGTAGAATGTTTCCTAAATTGATTTGATTAGGATTTGTGTTTCCTATTTCCACAAGGTATCTAATTGCAAGGTTATTATTGGTTTTGATCATTATAAATACACAATGAAGGGGACCGCCAAGTATATCGGCTACTcctctccttgcggtctctcttttcttcttttccctcaatctctttctctcttctcctttctcaagttactggttacagatcttgAATTCCTAACAGTTGTAACTACTTATAGAAGAAAGTATATTACACCTAGAATTCATACTTACATAGCTAAGAAGGTCCTCAGTGTACTTAAAGTTGTTCTTCCGACCGCTCACAATCTCCAAAGTAAGACACCAAAACTATAGACATCTGACTTAACCGAGAAGAACCCATGCATTGCATACTATGGAGCCATATATCCACTGCATCCCATCTCAACAAAGTAAATTATAACGATATGCAAgctttttcttttaaagttcATTGCCAATGAAGTaggatttaaaaaattgaacaaaCAAAACTATACTATCACATTAACCAGAGAACTAAATAAAATGCAATGTAACAAAGTTTAGTGCCTATTTAAAAATATTCTTCTTTTAGTGTTGTTCACCTCCAGCTAGAAAAATTGAAGAATGTTTTGTCAATTTCTAAGACATTCAGCAAAATTCTTGAATGATAGTTAAAGATCAACAGTTCAACAGTATCTTCACTTACTATGTTCCGACAATCCTACTGGTATTTTGAGTATGGTCAACTACAGAAAGCCTTGCCAtgccaaaatctgaaatttttgggTTCATCTTCTCATCTTACAAAACATTGCTGGCTTTGAGATCTCGATGTATAATCTTAAGTCGAGATTCTTCATGAAGATAGAGAAGCCCTTTAGAAAtcccttttattattttctgaCATGTTTTCCAGTCCAAATGTGCACGTTTGATTGGATCTACATGTCCAcacataaaaaattcaaattaggATTTAGTTATTAGGGAGTAGacataataataacaattcaATATTCATTTTCTAAATAGAAAGAATTAATTAGATCTCGTAGCTAAGCTTTTTGCTTAAAATAATGAATGCTAAAATGTCTTTGAAATAGAGATCTCATAGGTCCTCTGATTGATTGTCTTATTTAAAATCGAAGGTACTCTTCTCCAGCCAGACATCTCAATGGATTTCTACTTTCCATTTGAAAACTATaagatattttctatttttctctagccaagaacctaaaaaaatagaaagttaTGCAATTGAAAGAGAAGCAAAAAGGAGCCAAACCAAATATAAAGTGATCGAGGCTTGTATTTGGCAAGAATTCATAGATTAAgagtttttcttctctttgtaaGCTGAAGCCGACGAGCCGTACAAGATTCTTGTGCTGCAACTTGGCCACTAACACCACCTCATTCTTAAATTGTAGTTCACCTTGTCCAGAATCTTTAGAAAGCCTTTTCACAGCAACGTCTTGTCCATTCAAAAGCTTACCCTGTGTACTATATTTATTAGAGGATACTAGAAAATTTGTGTACCTGTATGGAGTGATTTTAAACCACCTTTAAGAATTCAATATGCAATTCTAAACTATGTATGTTAAGAATTTGTTGTATACTTGCATAATAGTTTTGTATCATTACCTTGTAGACGGGACCAAATACACCTTGTCCAAGCTTATTcaaattagagaagttggatgtGGCAGCTCTTATTGTACCAAAGTCGAATTGTAAGGATTGCACCATGCTAATGTCATCCAAATCTTAACAAactaaccccccccccaatcaaAAGAATATAATGTAATCAATCCATTACCAAATttttcatgaaatttttttgggacATGAACACCTAAATAAATTGTAGAAGATAGAGAAGCATTTGAACTATGGTTGCTCACCATCAATTTCACCCTTTGGCCTCCTCCTCCTTCAAAAACATATACACAATATGCCACAAAAAAGTATAACTGCTGTTATTGCCACGACGACAGTAATAATGATCACTGCAAAAACCAAAATGTTTACCTTCACGTATGACCCACGTTcgaggaaaaagaaggaaaaaagaatactaCCCACTTTAAagaataataatagaaaaacgAAGGGGACATCGATAACTCTTAAAAGCCATACCAACTGATGGGTTTGCAGGAGGTGGTGATTCATAGAAAGGGTAGATCTCAAACCGTATATTACAGCTGGGCATGAGAATTCTTCCACCTTCATATCCATTAATGCCAGATGAATTGATAAGGGTCTTAGTCTGACCTAAGCAGTTGAGGCAATCACCCTGAGATATATCAAGTGTACACTGCACCAGCCCATGTATCTCATTACTGCTTTTACTATACTTTAGAGTCCCATTTGCAAACTTGCCAGTGGAAAAGGTTGCCTGTTCCATCAGATTACCCACAAGATCTATCAGTCTGCCTAAACTGACTTGAGTTGGTTGCGTTATTGAGATTCCACAGATGATAAGTCGGATCATATTGcaaagttgagaagaaagacTGGTTTGAGTAGCGCAACATGCATAAACCATACCATATTATTGCGGTTTCCTCATTGGGACAACTTTGTGTGATATTTGTCATTGCAGTATCAAGGCATTGTATACATTCTTGTGAGGTAATATCGCCTCTGCACATAAAGAGACCATAGACTATGTCTGGATTCTGGCCAGATGTTGTGGTGCTAAATCTGGCACTGTTGGTAATATAATTGTGTAGATGAAAGAATACATTACTGAGGTTGCTGCGGTATATGCTGTTAGCAGTGTAATTACCTCCTGAGCAGTAGTTGGCTGCATAGTTTGGTTGTGCAATGCTTTGGCTCAACGACAGCCGGAGGAGAATGccggaagaaagaaggaagatcaGCAAATGAATCTCCATTAATCTCTTCATTGTTAAGGGAAGACTTTTACTTCTGCAAACCCCTGAGAATCGGCTTTTTAGTCAGTCAAGCGATCACTTAAGAAATCTAAATGATATTTCAAATGGCACCGAACATCCATCTCATACTCCCCCATGTGCTAACCTCCCCACATGAAATTTCATCATTAATGACAAAAATGTTTTTTGCTCACCCTGGCCACAATCCATTGGGAAAGGGCATAATGACCAATATGTGATCCCATACTTCGAATTTTGGTGGAGTAGTGAGAAGAATAATAAATTAGCAAAAGGGATCAAGTTAATCTTACACCCAGGCGGAGGAGTAGGTATTTTCAATTCCCCTTGACTTAGCTAGCAGCGGTTTTGGGGGCCCAATAAAAATAGCCCCCGTTTAAAGAAGATATCTGGTTGGTTGTTACTCATCCTCTACAAGGCATAAATGGAACCATCAACCTATACAATTTAAAGGTTCCGATTCCATCATGCAGTAACCAGGAGATGAATGATCTGTGATGCATAAAAGCAAACTTTAATACAAAGATGTTAAGAATAACTAAAATAATTAAGACCTCAATTTTGTCAGTCTAATTGCTATTAAGCTCAGCTACTAATGATTAATGTTCTAAAGGAGAAGTTAAAGTTCAACGGGTGttgtattaaaatattttttttttatcaacagGAGACTAACAACTCTGCATTAATCAGCAGACCCCATTACGGTAGGGGGACTGCAAGACAcgtctctgctctctctctctctctctctctctactggtTACAGATCTGGGCTTTGCAACACAATTAAAATATTAGCTCATTGAACTGTAGGAACAAAGAAGTGAGAAGTAAACACATCCATGTACATGATCATATAAGAGCAAGTGAGCAACTGTACAAATAAATTCAAATTCTGACTAGTAGTAAGGAAAAGGTTGGACGTGATTTTGGACCTAACAACCAAACTATTTTGTTAGTTCACCATCCCATCAAAGTTCTTCTTACTCTATCTACAATATGATTTCTAGCTTGACTGCTTGACAGTTGAAACTCGCAGCTTTCGTCCAAAAGGAATCTGTAGACTTCCCATTGGCGATCTGTTGTAGAATACCTTCCAATTTCAGCCTACAAATAGACAAAGTATAATGTTCCTGTAATTCCTTAAGCTGGGGACAAAACAAGCATAGAATATCTGCACAGGCTAAGAAAATTCAGAATTTCATACCGAGAAAATACAAATCCCCAGCACTTTCAGAGCAAGTGTAACATCATAGAAAACACGGGGTCTTCCCTTTCCAGATAATTCTACTGGGTTGGCAACCAAGAGTTCAGTATCAGGGCCACGGTTGGTAATAATTACCCGCAATGGGTGAAGCATCTCTAACTTCAAACAGTGACACAAAGAATTCTGCTTGTCCACATCCACAATCTTTTTTCCATCTGTTTGCTGGATAAATAAGTCAACAGTTCGAAGACCTTTGTTGCTTGATGAGAATCTTCCATACGCTATCTAAATGAGACAGCAAGTCAGAAAAAGGTATATCAGAAAAGGCAAAGCACCTCTTGAAGGTTATGGAGATGACAAGGCTGTATGGATTTAATACAATTCCTGACATGTAGAGAAAACTGTAACATAtcagtcccaaggctataaagATTGGAATCGAGGACAGCaacagtctccaccaatctgaTCCGGATCAGCTGTTAGAAACCCAATCCTCACCAGTCATCTTAACTCAGTCAAAGAAGAGGGAATATCAAACTGCTCTCTGCTCCGCCCATAGCCATACACATTGGTGGATCTGCCCACTCCAACCCTGATATGCTAAAACCCATTACCAGTCCCACCTCCAATTTAAAGTAGGAAATGAAAAAACTCTAGACACATCAACCCCTCTACAAAATTCCAGCAAGTCAATCCAACTCATTCTTATGGACAGTCAAAAGAAATTTCTTACTGTCCAAGAAATGTTAACAGCAGACAGCAGTCAGCAGTCAATCAGGTCTGTATAGTTTTCAGCATAGAAGAGCTCCCATAGAGGGCCCAAAAACCTGGCTACTCCCCATCAATGACATAAATGTATCATGAGGCCACTAATTGTTGGTGGAGTACTCCAAGGTTTCCAGTGGACAAGAGTGGTCAGAAATTCTGGTGGTATACCACAGTGGAGTGTATAAATTGTTTACAACTTCATAAGTTCCATTAACATAAAAGTGAATTTTTCATGATGATGAAAACAGGTTAGATAGGGGTTCTGAACAATAAAGGCCTCACCCCCAACCATACATGTGAACTGTGAGAGGCAAGGCAGGAAAGTGACAGGCATGGGAGtaaggaaataaagaagcaATTAGACGCGCCGTACAAATTTAAGACACATAAAGAACGCCACATGTTACACCAGCACAATCCAATCCAAGAGCTGAAAAGGCATTAGCCTGCCAAATTTGCATTACTAACCAGGACTGAGTACCTCAGATCAACATCTTGGGGTGATGCAAATTTGAATTCCATTCTCTTTTAAGCCTACTCAATTGCTTTAACTTATAACATAAGTAAACCAGGACAGCTTGTAGTTGGCTTGTCCCACTGAACTAATAAGGCACCAGAAAAGTTAATACTACAtgagccaaccccatttagttgggaacttGGGATAGGGCTGAGTTGGTGTGAAAAGTTGATACAACATGATTTACAGCAATAGGATGGCACTTATTCAGTTGAACTATACGCTTGATGCTATATTATATTATGGACTTCAAAAAGTTCTGCGTGTAATGTCACAGCAATGAACCATGAAAAGCTATTATGAGAGTATGAACAAGATACAGGTAAGGGTTGCTTTGGAGCCAAAAAtgccaaattccctaaacttgAAGATGGTTTTTGGGagaaaatagtgaaaataaacaacctgACAATTACTCCCACCAGTTGGTTGGCCACATCACAAGTTGTTTCGGCTGTATGTGCAGCCTATAATTTCCAAATTGCAGCAACATTCAAATACCGTACGGCCTTGGCATCAAACCTACAAAGTACCACATAAATAAAGTAGGAATGTGAATGGATTATACTATTAATACCTGAATATTGCAgtccttcaaagttctcataaTGTCATAAAGAAGGCCCTTTTGATCAACACACTGTATTTGGAGCAATGTATGAGCAGGGCTTAGGGAATTGTCTATTGAGACATTAACGTCCTTCAGTTTTGTCAAATCTGGACTAAGAGCTTGAGAAAGGTTTTCCTTGTCTGATAATTCACAACTAAATAATTCCTCAGCAACCACTGGCGAAAGAGAAGATACCCCCAGTCGAGTTTGATATTCAGGTCCTGCCAAGTGAAGCTCACAGACGATACATGATTCTCCCAAAACAGCATGAAGCTGTTTACATGTGTCATCCCGCCTCTCTTCTGTATGTAACAGGTCCCTAAAATAATACAGTTGCAAATATAAGAGACTACAAAAAAAGCAGGAATCTGATTGACAAGAAcaatttaaaaagaaacataagaaaattttatttgtatCACATAAACTAATAGCAAAACGAAACAAATTAATTAGATGATAGAGAATGTTGAGAATAGACATTTGGCAATGTGGTTGAACCCATCGTACAACTTTTTACATACGTAACTCTCACATTAAGGTTCTCTAAAATAAATGCCCACTCTTTCATTTCCACCACTAGAGAGACTTCCTAAGGGGTTAAAGAATAAGAGGGGGCAACCATTGTCAGCCATGCAGGATTCTGAAAAATCTGACATGAATAACTGAAGAAAAACTTCAGCGAACAACTCATTACTGTCCAAAATTCCATTCCAGCTGTACAGGTTAGGCTATAGAACCCTGTTCTCTCATCCCATTATCAGCAAAGCTTATCTCACATTAAAATATGAGTTTTCT
Protein-coding regions in this window:
- the LOC122057767 gene encoding ACT domain-containing protein ACR9-like isoform X1 codes for the protein MSTRSDDMVLILKGKKVGEPSVITVNCPDKTGLGCDLCRIILEFGLRITKGDVSTDGIWCYIVLWVVPHPTSLTVSWASLKNRLLSVCPSYAVSFYFNQQSSCSTTSPVYLLKFCCFDRKGLLHDVTEVLCELELIIQRVKVMTTPDGRVLDFFFITDSMDLLHTEERRDDTCKQLHAVLGESCIVCELHLAGPEYQTRLGVSSLSPVVAEELFSCELSDKENLSQALSPDLTKLKDVNVSIDNSLSPAHTLLQIQCVDQKGLLYDIMRTLKDCNIQIAYGRFSSSNKGLRTVDLFIQQTDGKKIVDVDKQNSLCHCLKLEMLHPLRVIITNRGPDTELLVANPVELSGKGRPRVFYDVTLALKVLGICIFSAEIGRYSTTDRQWEVYRFLLDESCEFQLSSSQARNHIVDRGFAEVKVFP
- the LOC122057767 gene encoding ACT domain-containing protein ACR9-like isoform X2 — protein: MSTRSDDMVLILKGKKVGEPSVITVNCPDKTGLGCDLCRIILEFGLRITKGDVSTDGIWCYIVLWVVPHPTSLTVSWASLKNRLLSVCPSYAVSFYFNQQSSCSTTSPVYLLKFCCFDRKGLLHDVTEVLCELELIIQRVKVMTTPDGRVLDFFFITDSMDLLHTEERRDDTCKQLHAVLGESCIVCELHLAGPEYQTRLGVSSLSPVVAEELFSCELSDKENLSQALSPDLTKLKDVNVSIDNSLSPAHTLLQIQCVDQKGLLYDIMRTLKDCNIQIAYGRFSSSNKGLRTVDLFIQQTDGKKIVDVDKQNSLCHCLKLEMLHPLRVIITNRGPDTELLVANPVELSGKGRPRVFYDVTLALKVLGICIFSAEIGRYSTTDRQWEVYRFLLDESCEFQLSSSQARNHIVDRVRRTLMGW